The following are from one region of the Sciurus carolinensis chromosome 5, mSciCar1.2, whole genome shotgun sequence genome:
- the Mrps31 gene encoding 28S ribosomal protein S31, mitochondrial, with amino-acid sequence MFPQVSAFLPLRPLTRLSFSSGSPEASAAAILLAAPLGTVRTKNNIQRYFGTSSVIYSKKDEQCVPTGVTSEKTSENQDRGKENTKKNLLDIIKDMKVELSTANVQTTKPPSKKKLKSLETISKLQRAPGGAPKKSNESLSPELVAAASAVADSLPFDKKTTKSELLRQLRQHEEDSRAQKDREKPKISFSYIISDMKIARSATARVSTRPEHQIQFDEGSDHSLYQEKTTDLKKRKNLFKGRRLNIFDIEAFTEKAPETETSPSLWDVEFAKQLATVNEQPYQNGFEEMIQWTKEGKLWEFPVNNEAGFDDDGSEFHEHIFLDKHLEDFPKQGPIRHFMELVTCGLSKNPYLSVKQKVEHIEWFRNYFKEKRNILKENNIQFN; translated from the exons ATGTTCCCTCAGGTGTCGGCGTTTCTACCTCTTCGCCCCCTCACCcgcctctctttctcttctggaaGTCCCGAGGCATCGGCCGCTGCAATTCTTCTTGCTGCTCCGCTCGGAACCGTCAG GACAAAAAATAATATCCAAAGATATTTTGGCACTAGCAGTGTGATCTATAGCAAGAAAGATGAGCAGTGTGTTCCAACTGGTGTGACTTCCGAGAAGACTTCAGAGAACCAAGACAGAGGAAaggagaatacaaaaaaaaacttgttagACATTATAAAGGACATGAAAGTTGAATTAAGCACAGCAAATGTACAAACAACAAAGCCACCCagcaaaaaaaaacttaaaagtttggAGACAATTAGCAAGCTTCAAAGAGCTCCAGGAGGTGCTCCAAAGAAGAG taatgAGTCCCTGAGTCCTGAGTTGGTGGCAGCCGCATCTGCGGTGGCAGATTCTCTCCCTTTTGACAAGAAGACAACCAAGTCAGAGCTGCTTAGGCAGCTCCGTCAGCATGAGGAAGACTCGAGGGCACAGAAAGATAGAGAAAAACCTAAAATTAG tttcagtTACATAATATCAGATATGAAAATTGCCAGATCTGCTACAGCTAGAGTTAGTACAAGACCAGAGCATCAGATTCAGTTTGATGAAGGTTCTGATCATTCTCTCTACCAGGAGAAGACAACTGATCTTAAAAAAAG GAAAAATTTATTCAAGGGGAGAAGACTTAATATTTTTGACATTGAAGCATTTACTGAAAAAGCACCTGAAACAG AGACATCACCTTCTCTTTGGGATGTGGAATTTGCTAAGCAACTAGCTACAGTAAATGAACAGCCCTATCAGAATGGGTTTGAAGAGATGATCCAGTGGACAAAAGAGGGGAAACTCTGGGAGTTCCCAGTCAACAATGAAGCAG GTTTTGATGATGATGGTTCAGAATTTCACgaacatatatttttggataaACACCTGGAGGATTTTCCAAAACAAGGACCGATTCGCCACTTCATGGAGCTGGTGACTTGTGGCCTTTCCAAGAACCCGTATCTGAGTGTTAAACAGAAGGTTGAGCACATAGAGtggtttagaaattattttaaagaaaaaaggaacattttaaaagaaaataacatacaGTTTAATTAA